A genomic segment from Bosea sp. OAE506 encodes:
- the ftsA gene encoding cell division protein FtsA: protein MNHVTSQGLTPRMRPLSSRKSATLSILDIGTSKVVCLIAELNPAEANERLRGRTHVARIIGIGHQRSLGLKGGAIIDLESAEKAIRAAVDAAERMAKVEVQSVIVNLTGGRLASQHYAASVDLRAGSVGDSDVKRVLAHAATHALRPGKAVLHALPTGYAMDGVPGVLDPRGLIGSKLSVDMHVVASEASAARNVMLAVERCHLEVEAVVATPYASGLSVLVDDEAEMGVVVVDMGGGTTSLGVFSGGHLMHADAIAVGGNHITMDVARGLSTRVAAAERLKTLHGSCISSASDERDMISVPQVDDDERDAPNHLPKSQLVRIIKPRVEEILELVRDRLTQAGFSAQAGRRVVLTGGACQLTGLPEVARRILGGQVRTGRPLGIKGLPEAGKGPAFAASVGLLVYPQVAHVEHFEPRAGQAYFATGTDGYFSRVGRWLKERFLIGRRDAATRSNTV from the coding sequence ATGAACCACGTCACCTCCCAGGGCCTGACGCCGCGGATGCGTCCGCTCTCGTCGCGCAAGAGCGCGACGCTGTCGATTCTCGACATCGGCACGAGCAAGGTCGTCTGCCTGATCGCCGAGTTGAACCCGGCCGAGGCCAATGAGCGGCTGCGCGGTCGCACCCATGTCGCGCGCATCATCGGCATCGGCCACCAGCGCTCGCTCGGCCTCAAGGGCGGCGCGATCATCGATCTCGAAAGCGCCGAGAAGGCCATCCGCGCCGCGGTCGACGCCGCCGAGCGCATGGCCAAGGTCGAGGTCCAGTCGGTCATCGTCAACCTGACGGGCGGGCGCCTGGCCTCGCAGCATTACGCGGCCAGCGTCGATCTGCGCGCCGGTTCGGTCGGCGACTCCGACGTCAAGCGCGTGCTCGCCCATGCCGCCACCCATGCGCTGCGGCCGGGCAAGGCTGTGCTCCACGCCCTGCCGACCGGCTATGCGATGGACGGCGTGCCCGGCGTGCTGGATCCCCGCGGGCTGATCGGCAGCAAGCTCTCGGTCGACATGCATGTCGTTGCCAGCGAGGCCTCGGCTGCGCGCAACGTCATGCTGGCCGTCGAGCGCTGCCATCTCGAGGTCGAGGCGGTGGTCGCGACCCCCTATGCGTCTGGCCTCTCGGTCCTGGTCGACGACGAGGCCGAGATGGGCGTCGTCGTGGTCGACATGGGCGGCGGCACCACCAGCCTCGGCGTGTTCTCGGGCGGGCATCTGATGCATGCCGACGCGATTGCGGTCGGCGGCAACCACATCACCATGGACGTGGCGCGCGGTCTCTCGACCCGCGTCGCGGCCGCCGAGCGCCTCAAGACGCTGCACGGCTCCTGCATTTCCAGCGCCTCGGACGAGCGCGACATGATCTCCGTGCCGCAGGTCGACGACGACGAGCGCGACGCGCCCAACCATCTGCCGAAATCGCAGCTGGTGCGGATCATCAAGCCGCGTGTCGAGGAGATCCTCGAACTGGTGCGCGACAGGCTGACCCAGGCCGGCTTCTCGGCCCAGGCCGGGCGACGCGTCGTGCTGACGGGCGGCGCCTGCCAGCTGACCGGCCTGCCCGAAGTGGCGCGCCGCATTCTCGGCGGGCAGGTCCGCACCGGCCGCCCGCTCGGCATCAAGGGATTGCCCGAAGCCGGCAAGGGCCCGGCCTTCGCGGCCTCGGTCGGCCTGCTGGTCTATCCGCAGGTGGCCCATGTCGAGCATTTCGAGCCCCGCGCGGGGCAGGCGTATTTCGCCACCGGAACGGACGGGTATTTCTCCCGTGTCGGTCGGTGGCTGAAGGAGAGGTTTCTGATCGGGCGCCGCGACGCGGCCACCCGTTCGAACACAGTGTGA
- the murC gene encoding UDP-N-acetylmuramate--L-alanine ligase produces the protein MKLPPKLGPIHFVGIGGIGMSGIAEVLHNLGYKVQGSDASDGANVKRLAEKGITTFVGHKAENLGEAEVVVVSTAIKRDNPELVAAREKRLPVVRRAEMLAELMRLKSCIAIAGTHGKTTTTSLVATLLEKGGLDPTVINGGIINAYGTNARMGESDWMVVEADESDGTFLKLPADVAIVTNIDPEHLDHFGTFDAIKAAFRSFVENLPFYGFAVMCIDHPTVQGLVGQIEDRRVVTYGENPQADFRLIDIDLSGGQAKFTLLIRDRKRGRDEVVRDLIMPMPGHHNALNATAAIAVAYDLGIPVERIRAALAGFGGVKRRFTKTGEWNGALIFDDYGHHPVEIAAVLKAARASTKGKVIAIVQPHRYTRLASLFDDFAACFNDADTVIVADTYAAGEAPIAGADRDSLVSGIKARGHRHALPLDGSDKLAGMVAELAGPGDYVVLLGAGNITQWAYALPGELAALSPPKPAA, from the coding sequence ATGAAACTGCCGCCGAAGCTCGGCCCCATTCATTTCGTCGGGATCGGCGGCATCGGCATGTCCGGCATCGCCGAGGTGCTGCACAATCTCGGCTACAAGGTTCAGGGCTCCGACGCCTCGGACGGCGCCAACGTCAAGCGCCTCGCCGAAAAGGGCATCACCACCTTCGTCGGGCACAAGGCGGAGAATCTCGGCGAGGCCGAGGTCGTCGTGGTCTCGACCGCGATCAAGCGCGACAATCCCGAGCTCGTCGCAGCGCGCGAGAAGCGGCTTCCGGTGGTGCGCCGCGCCGAGATGCTGGCCGAGCTGATGCGGCTGAAGAGCTGCATCGCGATCGCCGGCACGCATGGCAAGACGACGACGACCTCGCTGGTGGCGACGCTGCTCGAGAAGGGCGGGCTCGACCCGACCGTCATCAATGGCGGCATCATCAACGCCTACGGCACCAATGCCCGCATGGGCGAGAGCGACTGGATGGTGGTCGAGGCCGACGAATCGGACGGCACCTTCCTGAAGCTGCCCGCCGACGTTGCCATCGTCACCAATATCGATCCCGAGCATCTCGACCATTTCGGCACCTTCGACGCGATCAAGGCCGCCTTCCGCTCCTTCGTCGAGAACCTGCCCTTCTACGGCTTCGCGGTGATGTGCATCGACCATCCCACCGTGCAGGGCCTCGTCGGGCAGATCGAGGATCGCCGCGTCGTCACCTATGGCGAGAACCCGCAGGCCGATTTCCGGCTGATCGACATCGACCTCTCGGGCGGGCAGGCAAAGTTCACGCTCTTGATCCGTGACCGCAAGCGCGGCCGCGACGAGGTCGTCCGCGACCTGATCATGCCGATGCCGGGCCATCACAACGCGCTCAATGCGACCGCGGCGATCGCGGTGGCCTATGATCTCGGCATCCCCGTCGAGCGCATCCGCGCCGCGCTCGCCGGCTTCGGCGGGGTCAAGCGCCGCTTCACCAAGACGGGGGAGTGGAACGGCGCGCTGATCTTCGACGATTACGGCCATCATCCGGTCGAGATCGCCGCCGTGCTCAAGGCGGCGCGGGCCTCGACCAAGGGCAAGGTCATCGCCATCGTGCAGCCGCATCGCTACACGCGCCTGGCCAGCCTGTTCGACGATTTCGCCGCCTGCTTCAACGACGCCGACACGGTGATCGTGGCCGACACCTATGCGGCGGGCGAAGCGCCGATCGCGGGCGCCGACCGGGATTCGCTGGTGTCCGGCATCAAGGCGCGCGGACATCGCCATGCGCTGCCGCTGGACGGCTCCGACAAGCTCGCGGGGATGGTCGCCGAACTGGCCGGCCCGGGCGATTACGTCGTGCTGCTCGGCGCCGGCAACATCACCCAATGGGCCTATGCGCTGCCGGGCGAACTGGCGGCGCTGTCGCCGCCGAAGCCCGCCGCATGA
- the lpxC gene encoding UDP-3-O-acyl-N-acetylglucosamine deacetylase: protein MSFDRQTTLRAPVTLTGIGVHSGAPATICLKPSSANSGIVFLRQGLEDAPSQLIHAKHTKVSATELCTVIGDGASASVATIEHLMSACAGLGLDNVLVEIDGPEMPIMDGSAAEFVAAIEATGLVGLSAARRYLRILQPVRVQHGRAFAELLPAKTGFRLDVEIDFDTSVIGRQRKVFDLEASAYAEEISRARTFGFMRDVEQLWKAGFALGASLDNTVAVGDDKVINPEGLRYGDEFVRHKVLDAIGDLALAGYPIIGEFRSYCGGHRMNVRILEALFADRANYAIVEAEPVYAAPRAVQMAAAAPAAFAPDVH from the coding sequence ATGAGCTTCGATCGGCAGACGACCCTGCGGGCCCCCGTGACCTTGACCGGCATCGGCGTCCATTCCGGAGCTCCCGCAACGATCTGCCTCAAGCCCTCCAGCGCGAACTCGGGAATCGTCTTCCTGCGCCAGGGCCTCGAGGACGCGCCCTCGCAGCTCATCCACGCCAAGCACACCAAGGTCAGCGCGACCGAGCTGTGCACCGTCATCGGTGACGGCGCCTCCGCTTCGGTGGCGACCATCGAGCATCTGATGTCGGCCTGCGCCGGTCTCGGCCTCGACAACGTGCTGGTCGAGATCGACGGGCCCGAGATGCCGATCATGGACGGCAGCGCCGCCGAGTTCGTCGCCGCCATCGAGGCCACCGGCCTCGTCGGCCTCTCCGCGGCGCGCCGCTATCTGCGCATCCTCCAGCCGGTTCGCGTCCAGCATGGCCGGGCCTTCGCCGAGCTGCTGCCGGCCAAGACCGGCTTCCGCCTCGATGTCGAGATCGACTTCGACACCAGCGTCATCGGCCGCCAGCGCAAGGTCTTCGATCTCGAAGCCTCCGCCTATGCCGAGGAAATCTCCCGCGCCCGGACCTTCGGGTTCATGCGCGATGTCGAGCAGCTCTGGAAGGCCGGCTTCGCGCTGGGCGCCTCGCTCGACAACACCGTCGCCGTGGGTGACGACAAGGTGATCAACCCCGAGGGCCTGCGCTATGGCGACGAGTTCGTCCGCCACAAGGTTCTCGACGCGATCGGCGACCTCGCGCTCGCCGGCTACCCGATCATCGGCGAGTTCCGCTCCTATTGCGGCGGCCACCGGATGAATGTCCGCATCCTGGAGGCGCTGTTCGCCGACCGCGCCAATTACGCGATCGTCGAGGCCGAGCCGGTCTATGCGGCTCCGCGTGCGGTCCAGATGGCCGCGGCTGCTCCCGCCGCCTTCGCGCCGGACGTGCACTGA
- a CDS encoding MBL fold metallo-hydrolase: MDRQTRRFGLYDVSILHDGFYEAPIDVLTHATGPAARDGAIAAWGRPTLRIVVNCFLLRGPGGITLVDAGTGTSWGEAYGHARTALEALGITRDSVDRVLITHLHGDHALGLFDGEAPYFPNARILVPATELSFFTDADKRLSTPENRRGGFAIAETLLRLYPERVDAVTGSGDILKGVTLIPLPGHTHGQSGYLIENSGRELLLWGDAVHLETLQAADPDVGLVFDFDGAVAVATRREILGRASDHGWIVSGGHVDGFKTVRRVGDVFELVPAA; the protein is encoded by the coding sequence ATGGATCGGCAGACACGGCGCTTTGGTCTCTACGATGTCTCGATCCTGCATGACGGCTTCTACGAGGCCCCCATCGACGTGCTGACGCATGCCACCGGCCCGGCCGCGCGCGACGGCGCCATCGCGGCATGGGGCCGGCCGACACTGCGCATCGTCGTCAACTGCTTCCTCCTGCGCGGGCCGGGCGGCATCACCCTCGTCGATGCGGGGACAGGCACGTCCTGGGGCGAGGCCTATGGCCATGCCCGCACCGCCCTAGAGGCGCTCGGTATCACGCGTGACAGCGTCGACCGCGTTCTGATCACCCATCTCCATGGCGACCACGCGCTCGGCCTGTTCGATGGCGAGGCGCCCTACTTCCCCAATGCGCGCATCCTCGTGCCGGCCACGGAGCTCAGCTTCTTCACCGACGCGGACAAGCGCCTGAGCACACCGGAAAACCGTCGCGGCGGCTTCGCCATCGCCGAGACGCTCCTGCGCCTCTACCCCGAGCGCGTCGACGCCGTCACCGGCTCCGGTGACATCCTCAAGGGCGTGACCCTGATCCCGCTGCCGGGCCATACCCACGGCCAGAGCGGCTATCTGATCGAGAATAGCGGGCGCGAATTGCTGCTCTGGGGCGATGCGGTCCATCTGGAGACGCTGCAGGCGGCCGATCCCGATGTCGGGCTCGTGTTCGATTTCGATGGCGCGGTCGCGGTCGCGACACGTCGCGAAATCCTCGGGCGCGCGAGCGACCATGGCTGGATCGTCTCCGGCGGTCACGTCGATGGATTCAAGACCGTGAGGCGTGTCGGCGACGTCTTCGAACTGGTGCCGGCGGCCTGA
- the ftsZ gene encoding cell division protein FtsZ: protein MAMNLQAPDIRELKPRITVFGVGGAGGNAVNNMIEAGLDGVDFVVANTDAQALALSRASRIIQMGLQVTEGLGAGSQPEVGRAAAEEVIDEIRDHLAGAHMVFITAGMGGGTGTGAAPAIARVARDMGILTVGVVTKPFQFEGHRRMRMAEAGISELNEAVDTLIVIPNQNLFRVANETTGFADAFGMADQVLYSGVACITDLMVRPGLINLDFADVRAVMRGMGKAMMGTGEAQGEKRALNAAQAAINNPLLDDVSMKGARGLLISITGGRDMKLYEVDEAATRIREEVDSEANIIVGATFDEALEGIVRVSVVATGIDKPVTSQAEIDETEARIAQVAERLKAEARLRTAAPARQAAPAPAPAPVEPPMEMRMTHAIEADPRAGLPEDIRIAPIQPRPVMAAAAPEPMRQPEPAPMLEESFIPPMPERSVVRPTRMPRVEDLPIPAQNQINAQRGAQAAPLPPSAADQKRMSLMQRLASVGFGRKEEEAVEPAPMPVRQAPQAPAIPQAPSAAHAEYMRRPAAPAARPAQGQLDPHGRAAPNRTSEEDHLEIPAFLRRQAN, encoded by the coding sequence ATGGCGATGAATCTGCAAGCCCCGGACATCCGGGAACTCAAGCCCCGGATCACCGTGTTCGGCGTCGGTGGCGCCGGGGGCAACGCGGTCAACAACATGATCGAGGCCGGTCTCGACGGCGTCGACTTCGTGGTCGCCAACACGGATGCCCAGGCTCTGGCCCTGTCGCGCGCCTCGCGCATCATCCAGATGGGCCTGCAGGTGACCGAGGGTCTCGGCGCCGGCTCCCAGCCCGAGGTCGGCCGCGCGGCCGCTGAGGAGGTGATCGACGAGATCCGCGATCATCTCGCCGGCGCCCATATGGTCTTCATCACCGCCGGCATGGGCGGCGGCACCGGCACGGGTGCGGCTCCTGCGATTGCCCGCGTCGCCCGCGACATGGGCATCCTGACCGTCGGCGTCGTCACCAAGCCGTTCCAGTTCGAGGGCCATCGCCGCATGCGCATGGCCGAGGCCGGCATCAGCGAGCTGAACGAGGCGGTCGACACGCTGATCGTCATCCCGAACCAGAACCTGTTCCGCGTCGCCAACGAGACCACCGGCTTCGCCGATGCCTTCGGCATGGCCGACCAGGTGCTCTACTCCGGCGTCGCCTGCATCACCGACCTGATGGTCCGTCCGGGTCTCATCAACCTCGACTTCGCCGACGTGCGCGCCGTGATGCGCGGCATGGGCAAGGCGATGATGGGCACCGGCGAGGCGCAGGGCGAGAAGCGCGCGCTGAACGCCGCCCAGGCCGCGATCAACAACCCGCTGCTCGACGACGTCTCGATGAAGGGCGCGCGCGGCCTGCTGATCTCGATCACCGGCGGGCGCGACATGAAGCTCTACGAGGTCGACGAAGCCGCAACCCGCATCCGCGAGGAGGTCGATTCCGAGGCCAACATCATCGTCGGCGCGACCTTCGACGAGGCGCTGGAAGGCATCGTCCGCGTGTCGGTCGTCGCCACGGGCATCGACAAGCCCGTGACCTCGCAGGCCGAGATCGACGAGACCGAGGCCCGCATCGCCCAGGTCGCCGAGCGCCTTAAGGCCGAGGCCCGCCTGCGCACCGCCGCTCCGGCCCGCCAGGCGGCTCCGGCTCCCGCGCCGGCTCCGGTCGAGCCCCCGATGGAGATGCGCATGACGCATGCGATCGAGGCCGATCCGCGCGCCGGTCTGCCCGAGGACATCCGCATCGCCCCGATCCAGCCGCGCCCCGTTATGGCCGCCGCTGCGCCCGAGCCGATGCGCCAGCCGGAGCCCGCTCCGATGCTGGAGGAGAGCTTCATCCCGCCGATGCCCGAGCGTTCGGTCGTCCGTCCGACCCGCATGCCGCGCGTCGAGGACCTGCCGATTCCGGCGCAGAACCAGATCAACGCTCAGCGCGGCGCTCAGGCCGCCCCGCTGCCGCCCAGCGCCGCCGACCAGAAGCGGATGTCCCTGATGCAGCGCCTCGCCTCCGTCGGCTTCGGCCGCAAGGAGGAGGAGGCGGTCGAGCCGGCGCCGATGCCGGTGCGCCAGGCTCCGCAGGCTCCTGCCATCCCGCAGGCGCCGAGCGCGGCGCATGCCGAATACATGCGCCGTCCGGCGGCCCCGGCCGCCCGCCCGGCTCAGGGCCAGCTCGATCCGCATGGCCGCGCTGCGCCGAATCGGACCAGCGAGGAGGATCATCTCGAGATCCCGGCCTTCCTGCGCCGCCAGGCCAACTGA
- the murB gene encoding UDP-N-acetylmuramate dehydrogenase, with the protein MSFADITPAIRAAAPDLRGRLLANAEMAPLTWFRVGGPAQVLFTPADEADLAHLLAGLPQEIPLTVVGLGSNLIVRDGGIPGLVIRLGGKAFGEITIEPGDRLRAGTAVPDVKLARAAADAALDGLAFYRGIPGCIGGALRMNAGAHGGETTDVLIEARGVTRAGAIVTLSHAEMGFSYRSSGADTQDIIFTSALFQGRPGDKAEIQAEMDRVTAAREAAQPIRERTGGSTFKNPPGGKAWQLIDAAGCRGLRRGGAQVSEMHCNFLINTGGATAADVEGLGEEVRRRVKEHSGYELHWEIKRIGVA; encoded by the coding sequence ATGAGCTTCGCGGACATCACGCCGGCCATCCGCGCCGCGGCCCCCGATCTGCGCGGGCGCCTGCTCGCGAATGCCGAGATGGCGCCGCTGACCTGGTTCCGGGTCGGCGGACCGGCCCAGGTGCTGTTCACGCCGGCCGACGAGGCCGATCTCGCTCATCTCCTGGCGGGCCTGCCGCAGGAGATTCCGCTGACGGTGGTCGGGCTCGGCTCGAACCTGATCGTCCGCGACGGCGGCATTCCCGGGCTGGTGATCCGGCTCGGCGGCAAGGCCTTCGGCGAGATCACGATCGAACCGGGCGACCGGCTGCGGGCCGGCACGGCCGTGCCCGACGTCAAGCTCGCGCGGGCGGCGGCGGATGCGGCGCTCGACGGGCTGGCCTTCTACCGCGGCATCCCTGGCTGCATCGGTGGCGCGTTGCGGATGAATGCCGGCGCGCATGGCGGCGAAACCACCGACGTGCTGATCGAGGCCCGCGGCGTGACGCGCGCCGGCGCGATCGTGACGCTCTCCCATGCCGAGATGGGCTTTTCCTATCGCAGCAGCGGTGCCGATACCCAGGACATCATCTTCACCTCAGCGCTTTTCCAGGGGCGGCCGGGCGACAAGGCCGAGATCCAGGCCGAGATGGACCGCGTCACCGCCGCGCGCGAGGCCGCGCAGCCGATCCGGGAGCGTACCGGCGGCTCGACCTTCAAGAATCCGCCCGGTGGCAAGGCCTGGCAGCTGATCGACGCGGCCGGCTGCCGGGGCCTGCGGCGCGGCGGAGCCCAGGTTTCGGAGATGCACTGCAACTTCCTGATCAACACCGGCGGGGCGACGGCCGCCGATGTCGAGGGGCTGGGGGAAGAGGTGCGGCGCCGGGTGAAAGAGCATTCCGGCTACGAGCTGCACTGGGAGATCAAGCGGATCGGAGTGGCCTGA
- the recN gene encoding DNA repair protein RecN — MLVQLSIRDIVLIDRLDLTFRDGLSVLTGETGAGKSILLDGFALALGGRGDGGLVRHGETQGQVSAVFDLPGDHAARRLAQAQEIDTDGDLILRRVQYADGRTRAFVNDQPVSVQILRMIGAAIVEIHGQHDDRALTDPAQHRVILDGFAGLEAQSDSVIAASDTLKRARQALQAQRMRVEAARKEADFLRHAVAELGKLAPQPGEEEALAAQRQGMMQAEKVARDLIDAHEAVAGQGSPIAALSAVLRRLERRAGQAPALIDPSLAALNTALVALEEAGETLAAGMRAAEYDPREQERVEERLFALRGAARKYDVPVEGLVPLAQSMTADLAALDDSEISLGRLEEDLVRAEAAYVGLAGKLSAARQKAAAKLDAAVKAELPPLKLERARFITRIDSDETARGPEGFDRVEFWVETNPGTRPGPMMKVASGGELSRFMLALKVVLAERGSAPTLVFDEIDTGVGGAVADAIGERLARLAGKVQVISVTHAPQVAAKAAQHFLIAKSALAGDAASRTVTRVTGLEDEARREEIARMLAGASITEEARAAAGRLLEAAGVRG, encoded by the coding sequence ATGCTGGTCCAACTGTCGATTCGCGACATCGTCCTGATCGACCGTCTCGACCTCACGTTTCGGGACGGGCTCAGCGTGCTGACCGGCGAGACCGGCGCCGGCAAATCCATCCTCCTCGACGGGTTCGCGCTGGCGCTCGGCGGCCGCGGCGATGGCGGGCTCGTGCGCCATGGCGAGACGCAGGGCCAGGTCAGCGCCGTCTTCGACCTGCCGGGCGACCATGCGGCGCGCCGGCTGGCCCAGGCCCAGGAGATCGACACCGACGGCGACCTGATCCTGCGCCGCGTGCAGTATGCGGACGGGCGCACGCGCGCCTTCGTCAACGACCAGCCCGTCAGCGTCCAGATTCTCAGGATGATCGGCGCGGCCATCGTCGAGATCCACGGCCAGCATGACGACCGGGCGCTGACCGACCCGGCGCAGCATCGCGTCATCCTGGATGGCTTCGCCGGGCTGGAAGCGCAGTCCGATTCGGTCATTGCCGCCAGCGACACGCTCAAGCGCGCGCGCCAGGCCCTGCAGGCGCAGCGCATGCGGGTCGAGGCGGCGCGCAAGGAGGCGGATTTCCTGCGCCATGCGGTCGCCGAACTCGGCAAGCTCGCGCCGCAGCCCGGCGAGGAGGAGGCTCTCGCCGCCCAGCGCCAGGGTATGATGCAGGCCGAGAAGGTCGCCCGCGACCTGATCGATGCCCATGAGGCGGTGGCCGGGCAGGGCTCGCCGATCGCCGCGCTCTCGGCCGTCCTGCGCCGGCTGGAACGCCGGGCCGGCCAGGCGCCGGCGCTGATTGACCCCTCGCTTGCTGCGCTCAACACCGCGCTCGTCGCGCTCGAGGAGGCGGGCGAGACGCTCGCCGCGGGAATGCGTGCGGCCGAATATGATCCGCGCGAGCAGGAGCGTGTCGAGGAGCGGCTCTTCGCTCTGCGTGGCGCCGCGCGCAAATACGATGTGCCGGTCGAGGGGCTGGTGCCGCTGGCGCAGAGCATGACGGCCGATCTGGCCGCTCTCGACGACAGCGAAATCTCGCTCGGCCGATTGGAAGAGGACCTCGTCCGCGCCGAGGCGGCCTATGTCGGGCTTGCGGGCAAGCTCTCCGCCGCCCGCCAGAAGGCGGCGGCGAAGCTCGACGCCGCGGTCAAGGCCGAACTGCCGCCGCTCAAGCTGGAGCGCGCCCGCTTCATCACCCGGATCGACAGCGACGAGACGGCGCGCGGTCCCGAGGGCTTCGACCGTGTCGAGTTCTGGGTCGAGACCAATCCGGGCACACGGCCCGGCCCGATGATGAAGGTGGCGTCCGGCGGCGAGCTCTCGCGCTTCATGCTGGCGCTGAAGGTCGTGCTGGCCGAGCGCGGCTCGGCGCCGACGCTGGTCTTCGATGAGATCGACACCGGGGTCGGCGGCGCGGTCGCGGACGCCATCGGCGAGCGGCTGGCGCGGCTCGCCGGCAAGGTCCAGGTGATCTCGGTGACCCATGCCCCGCAGGTCGCCGCCAAGGCGGCCCAGCATTTCCTGATCGCCAAATCGGCGCTGGCCGGCGACGCCGCCTCACGCACGGTGACGCGCGTGACGGGGCTGGAAGACGAGGCACGGCGCGAGGAGATCGCCCGCATGCTGGCAGGCGCCAGCATCACCGAAGAGGCGAGGGCAGCCGCCGGGCGGCTGCTGGAGGCGGCGGGCGTGCGGGGATAA